CGGCCTCGACATTCATTAATAACGCCATGTTGTGCTCACGAATCGCTAAATATTCCCCAATAACATGATCAAAACGTGCCGCTGCACCTACCGAGGTCGTGGTCAAGTAGACTTGATTGGTTTTAATAAAAGTTGCGACTCGGTCCGTTACCAATGCCAAACATAGTGTACTTTTATGGGCATAGTGACGATACAACGTTCCGGGACCGATACCAGCGGCCGTCGCAATATCTTTCATACTAACGGTTTCGATTGAACGCGCGGCAAAGAGTTGTCGCGCAGCAGTCAAAATTTTCTGTTGGTTAATTTGTGCATCCTTTCGCATTCGACACACCCTCCTATTTACTTAAGTTCACCATACACTTTTACGCATCACTTGACAAACGGAGTGTACTCCGTTTAAGGTATAATTATACAATCTAAGGGGGAATTCACTACGTTTGTCTTTTTATCCGGATTACTAATCGGCATCTTCGTTAGTCTGATTGGTGGCGGAGGTGCTGCCCTATACCTAGGTGTCTTAACCAGTCAAGTAGGCCTTGCAACCGCGGTAGCCGTACCAACCTCCCTAATCGTCG
This Lactiplantibacillus plantarum DNA region includes the following protein-coding sequences:
- a CDS encoding TetR/AcrR family transcriptional regulator, whose protein sequence is MRKDAQINQQKILTAARQLFAARSIETVSMKDIATAAGIGPGTLYRHYAHKSTLCLALVTDRVATFIKTNQVYLTTTSVGAAARFDHVIGEYLAIREHNMALLMNVEAGEPGRRQFYQSELYQQLCDLLTQLVRDLKPTLSKPACEFQADMLIAMLKGTSYAFQRQWRGRSQSELLAQLHALMVTE